The Labilibaculum sp. sequence TGCCATGGGACACAAGGGAATGCGACCATATTATCTGTGGCAACAATTACCCTATCAGCAAACTGAGAATCCGCCAAAGCAAATCCGAGTAAACCTGAAGCTGACTTACCGTTAAGACCATTTGCATTTCCAAAAGAATCAGCACAAGCCGCGCCAATAATGGTTATATCAATATGAACTTCTCCATCCTGAATAGCCTGATACCTTCCTCCATGAGAACGCAAAACAGCCACGCCCTTCATTTTACCTTCTGAACAATATTTACCCAGCGGACCATTCATACTTCCCTCAATGCGGGAAATGGTACCATCTTCCAAATATGGAATCAGATGTTCATGACAAGGAAATGATGCTGATGGAAACCAAATTAAATCCTTCACACCCATCTCATGCGCAATATCAAACACCTTGTTGGCCAACAAATCTCCATCTCTAAAATGATGATGAGTGGAAATCCTCATACCATTAGCTAAACCTGCTTTTTGCAAGGCTTCTTTCAAATTCTTTACTTGCTTATTTCCATCAACAGGAAAATCTGCATTAGAAGAAATAAGAGAATTATACTTTCTTTTTTTAGGAATAAACTTTCCAACTCCCATATAAGGAATTGCCTCCTGCCCATTAATTTCCGTTGGAACCATTCGTCCAACAGCATTTTTAATCAATTTAACCGACATATTCGCTCCTCCAATCTTTAGATAGTAGTCCGAGTTTAATTGCTAATTCAAGTACCTTTAATTGACGCTTTACTACAGGAGGATCAACCATTTTTGTTCCAACCGATACAACAACAAGACCATTCTTCTCTGCTTCATGAAAAGCATTCACAATTTCCATTGCTTTTTTGATTTCATTATAATTTGGTGCGAAATTTTCATGTATTACTGCTATCTGCCGAGGATGTATGCAACCCATACCTTGAAAGCCCAATGATTTTGACCTTTTTACATTTTCAGCCAACGCCTCCATATTCCCCACATCGGAGAAAACAGAATCTATTGCCTGTATTTTAGCTGCATGGCAAGCATTTACAACCCGCATTCTTGCATACAATGATTCTGTGCCCGTATTGGTTCGCTGAACACCCAAATCTGCCGTATAATCTTCCAAACCAATTGCCATCGCAACAATATTGTGTGATGAAACGGCAATTTCATAAGCATTTTCAACACCAAGAGCACTTTCTATAATTGGCATCAAAAAAATATCCTGTATCACATTTTCTCGTTTCTTAATTCTATTGATTTCTTCTTCAACCCTGTAAATATCATTGGCAGACTCACATTTTGGCACTAAAATCACATGTACATTGTGAGGAACAATAAAGGCCAAATCCTCAATGCCTAATTCTCCTTGATTTATTCGAACCATTCTCTCAGCTCCATAAAAAGTTTGAGAACGCAAAGCATTTCTCACGATATATCTTGCTTCATTCTTTTTTGAGATTGCAACAGCATCTTCCAAATCCAAAATAATACCATTGGGCTTATGAAGACCAGCATTAATCATCATGTATGGCGTATTTCCCGGCAAATAAAGCCTGGAAAACCGAAACCGTTCCTTATTTGATGGATATAAATTATCTTTGATAAAATCGAAAAGAAATTCCTTTTCAGATGTAATCAATTGTTTAACTGCCGACTCGATTCGAGCAGCAATAACATAAGGCAACGCCCCATTATCCTTAATTACAATGGCAATATTCTCAATTGAAAAAAAAGCCAATATGGATCTACATAGCTTTTCGATTGATTTCCCATAGAAAACTTTCACTTTTGATTCCAATACAAAATTTACCCCTCCTGATTGTTTTAACTCAATACTAACAAAACAATCCCCTTTGCTATTAGAATCAAAATTTCCAGACCTGCTAATTTGTTCTCCCAGTTCCATAATGAATGAGGTTTAGATTGCCAAAATCTCAAAAGAAAAAAAAAGAGAAGCAAGAACCTAAATAATCAGTTCCCACCACTCCTTTTATTACCATTTTACATCTGATCAATTAATGTATATAAATATAACATTTTAGACGTGAAAAAAAAATAACAAAAAAAGGTTGTCGAAACCGACAACCTTTTACAATATCTATAATGATGTTTATTACATCAAGAAACTCAATAAAATACCAGCTGCCACCGCCGATCCAATAACGCCGGAAACATTAGGTGCCATTGCATGCATCAACAAGTGATTCGTTGGATCATTTTGCAATCCCATTGTTTGAACAACACGAGCACTATCCGGCACTGCCGACACTCCTGCCGCACCAATCATTGGATTAATCGGACGATCTTTTGGTGAAAGCCAATTCATAATTTTTCCAAAAATTACACCACCCGCTGTAGCAACGACAAATGAAGCTGCTCCCAATCCAAAAATTAAGATGGAATCTTTAGTCAAGAAAACATCTGCTTGCGTAGACGCTCCAACAGTAACTCCCAACAAAATTGTGATTGTATTGATCAATGCATTACTTGCTGTATCAGCCAAACGATTAGTTACTGTTGACTCTTTTAGTAAGTTACCAAAGAATAACATTCCTAAAAGCGGCAATGCTGTTGGCGAAATAAATGCAGTTAACAACAATCCAATAATAGGGAAAATAATTTTTTCAAGACGAGACACTGCACGTGGCGGTTTCATCTTAATTTTTCTCTCTTTCTTAGTTGTTAACAAGTTGATAATTGGAGGTTGAATTACCGGAACCAAAGCCATATACGAATATGCTGCAATTGCAATAGGTCCAATCAGA is a genomic window containing:
- a CDS encoding aldolase/citrate lyase family protein encodes the protein MELGEQISRSGNFDSNSKGDCFVSIELKQSGGVNFVLESKVKVFYGKSIEKLCRSILAFFSIENIAIVIKDNGALPYVIAARIESAVKQLITSEKEFLFDFIKDNLYPSNKERFRFSRLYLPGNTPYMMINAGLHKPNGIILDLEDAVAISKKNEARYIVRNALRSQTFYGAERMVRINQGELGIEDLAFIVPHNVHVILVPKCESANDIYRVEEEINRIKKRENVIQDIFLMPIIESALGVENAYEIAVSSHNIVAMAIGLEDYTADLGVQRTNTGTESLYARMRVVNACHAAKIQAIDSVFSDVGNMEALAENVKRSKSLGFQGMGCIHPRQIAVIHENFAPNYNEIKKAMEIVNAFHEAEKNGLVVVSVGTKMVDPPVVKRQLKVLELAIKLGLLSKDWRSEYVG
- a CDS encoding sodium ion-translocating decarboxylase subunit beta → MVLIGLFFIFLAIKYDYEPLLLIPIGMGVIIGNIPMFQAVDFNLKLGIYEPGSVMNILYSGVVSGWYPPLIFLGIGAMTDFSSLISNPRLMILGAAAQIGIFVTFLGALWLGFAPPEAGAIGIIGGADGPTAIFLSSKLANGMNVMANGETVKNLIGPIAIAAYSYMALVPVIQPPIINLLTTKKERKIKMKPPRAVSRLEKIIFPIIGLLLTAFISPTALPLLGMLFFGNLLKESTVTNRLADTASNALINTITILLGVTVGASTQADVFLTKDSILIFGLGAASFVVATAGGVIFGKIMNWLSPKDRPINPMIGAAGVSAVPDSARVVQTMGLQNDPTNHLLMHAMAPNVSGVIGSAVAAGILLSFLM